Proteins encoded in a region of the Diospyros lotus cultivar Yz01 chromosome 9, ASM1463336v1, whole genome shotgun sequence genome:
- the LOC127810319 gene encoding nicotinamidase 2-like, whose protein sequence is MATESAISSSYKKYAIRKRDPNPKSSALLVIDVQNYFSSMAKPIIPAINTAIDLCRRASVPVIFTRHRHKSPDDYGVLGEWWNGDLIMDGTPEAELMAELGRRDGDQVVEKNTYSAFRGTGLEERLREMGVEEVIVTGVMTNLCCETTAREAFVRNFRVFFSTDATATASPELHEATLKNLAYGFAYMVDCPRLQDAFSGKN, encoded by the coding sequence ATGGCGACGGAATCTGCGATATCATCTTCGTACAAGAAATATGCGATCAGGAAGCGAGATCCAAACCCTAAATCCTCAGCTCTCCTCGTGATCGACGTGCAAAACTACTTCTCTTCGATGGCGAAGCCGATCATCCCGGCGATCAACACTGCCATCGATCTCTGCCGGCGGGCATCCGTGCCGGTGATCTTCACGCGCCACCGCCACAAGTCGCCGGACGACTACGGCGTGCTCGGGGAGTGGTGGAACGGCGACCTGATCATGGACGGGACTCCAGAAGCGGAGCTGATGGCGGAGCTCGGCCGGAGGGACGGCGATCAGGTGGTGGAGAAGAACACGTACAGCGCGTTCAGAGGGACGGGGTTGGAGGAGCGGCTGAGGGAGATGGGGGTGGAGGAGGTGATCGTGACGGGGGTGATGACGAACCTGTGCTGCGAGACGACGGCGCGTGAGGCGTTCGTGCGGAATTTCAGGGTGTTCTTCTCTACTGACGCGACGGCCACGGCGTCGCCGGAGCTGCACGAGGCTACCTTGAAGAACCTGGCTTACGGTTTTGCTTATATGGTCGACTGCCCGCGGCTCCAAGATGCTTTCTCCGgcaaaaattag
- the LOC127810318 gene encoding serine carboxypeptidase-like 34 — translation MNLHLHLVLVLIFAGAASSSWARVEPGQLNREVLREQEADRVIKLPGQPQVGFKQYAGYVTVNQSHGRALFYWFFEATTQPERKPLLLWLNGGPGCSSIGYGQSEELGPFFPQKGKPELKFNNYTWSRAANLLFLESPVGVGFSYTNTSSDIRELGDTIAAKDAYTFLVNWFRRFPQFKSHEFYIAGESYAGHYVPQLSELIFDNNKNASQADYINFKGFMIGNALLDDETDQTGMVDYAWDHAVISDRVYGDVKSRCNFSDPHPSDDCNNALNEYFDVYKIIDMYSLYAPTCVEGNSSVSAIRQLPVLHGTAPHLFSKINGWHKKPTGYDPCASDYTEAYMNRPDVQQALHANLTNIPYPWTHCSNNITFWNDSPSSILPIIKKLVDGGLRVWVYSGDVDGRIPVTATRLTLRKLGLKTIQEWTPWYTNHQQVGGWTIQYDGLMFVTIRGAGHQVPTFKPLQSLQLVKHFLANKKLPSGPY, via the exons AtgaatcttcatcttcatcttgtTCTGGTTCTGATCTTTGCTGgagcagcttcttcttcttgggcCCGGGTCGAACCAGGGCAATTGAACAGGGAGGTGTTGAGAGAGCAAGAGGCAGATAGAGTGATTAAGCTTCCAGGGCAGCCTCAAGTGGGCTTCAAGCAATATGCAGGCTATGTTACAGTCAATCAGAGCCATGGAAGAGCACTGTTCTATTGGTTCTTTGAGGCCACCACTCAACCAGAGAGGAAACCCCTCCTCCTGTGGCTCAATGGAG GCCCAGGATGTTCATCCATTGGGTATGGGCAATCGGAAGAGCTTGGACCCTTTTTCCCTCAGAAAGGAAAACCAGAGTTGAAGTTCAACAATTACACATGGAGTAGAG CTGCGAACCTGCTGTTTCTGGAATCTCCAGTGGGAGTTGGGTTTTCATATACGAATACTAGCAGCGATATAAGGGAGCTTGGAGACACGATTGCAG ccaagGATGCCTACACATTTCTGGTCAACTGGTTCCGAAGGTTCCCCCAGTTCAAGTCACACGAGTTCTACATCGCCGGCGAAAGCTATGCAG GGCACTATGTTCCGCAGCTTTCAGAACTGATCTTCGACAATAACAAGAATGCTTCCCAGGCTGACTACATAAACTTCAAAGGTTTTATG ATTGGCAATGCTCTGCTCGACGACGAGACGGACCAGACGGGAATGGTCGACTACGCGTGGGACCACGCGGTGATATCGGACCGGGTTTACGGCGACGTGAAGAGCAGGTGCAACTTCAGCGACCCTCATCCCTCCGACGACTGCAACAACGCCCTGAACGAGTACTTCGACGTCTACAAAATCATCGACATGTACAGCCTGTATGCGCCCACCTGCGTGGAGGGCAATTCCAGCGTTAGCGCCATTCGGCAGCTGCCCGTGCTCCACGGCACCGCCCCCCACTTATTTTCCAAGATT AACGGGTGGCACAAGAAGCCAACTGGGTACGATCCATGCGCATCTGACTACACGGAGGCGTACATGAATAGACCAGACGTTCAGCAGGCGCTCCATGCCAATCTCACCAATATTCCCTATCCCTGGACTCATTGCAG TAATAACATTACTTTTTGGAACGATTCACCCTCCTCCATACTTCCCATCATCAAGAAGCTTGTTGATGGAGGCCTTCGGGTGTGGGTCTACAG CGGTGACGTGGATGGAAGAATCCCAGTGACAGCAACGAGACTAACGTTGCGAAAGCTTGGATTGAAAACCATTCAAGAATGGACTCCCTGGTACACTAACCATCAACAG GTTGGAGGGTGGACAATTCAGTACGATGGGTTAATGTTCGTGACAATCAGAGGAGCCGGACACCAAGTCCCTACTTTTAAGCCCCTGCAGTCCCTTCAATTAGTGAAGCACTTCTTGGCCAATAAGAAGTTGCCATCTGGCCCCTATTAA
- the LOC127809143 gene encoding cytochrome P450 86B1-like gives MNLTANMTSSPVSSASGGHRFFQPARFFQPDVQILEVAVAAFVFVAIHSLRQQKHQGLPVWPVLGMLPSLVVGLRTDMYEWISGVLCRRNGTFVFRGPWFTNLNCVVTSDPRNLEHLLKTKFSNFPKGEYFRDTVRDLLGDGIFSADDDTWQRQRKTASIEFHSAKFRQLTTESLLELVHARLLPVLENSLNQSLPIDLQDVLLRLTFDNVCMIAFGVDPGCLRPGLPEIPFAKAFEDATQATLLRFVTPTLLWKAMRGMDVGFERTLKRSIKRVDEFAEEVIRTRRKELALLQSGEKKQRSDLLTIFMGLRDENGVGFSEKFLRDICVNFILAGRDTSSVALSWFFWLLDRNPAVEERILAEICGIIGEREGERERSPVFRPEEVKKMEYLQAALSEALRLYPSVPVDHKEVVEDDVFPDGTVLKKGTKIIYAIYAMGRMEGIWGKDCREYRPERWLREGRFMSESAYRFTAFNGGPRLCLGKDFAYYQMKFAAASILYRFHVKVAENHPVEPKLALTMYMKHGLKVKLLRRDEGELQKYLSIK, from the exons ATGAATCTCACCGCCAACATGACTTCCTCGCCGGTCTCCTCCGCCAGCGGCGGGCACCGCTTCTTCCAGCCTGCCCGCTTCTTCCAGCCCGATGTCCAGATCCTTGAGGTTGCCGTAGCAGCCTTTGTTTTTGTTGCCATTCATTCGCTCAGGCAGCAGAAGCACCAAGGCCTCCCGGTGTGGCCCGTCCTTGGCATGCTCCCTTCTCTGGTCGTCGGACTCCGGACCGACATGTACGAGTGGATCTCCGGCGTACTCTGCAGGCGAAACGGCACGTTCGTATTCAGAGGGCCGTGGTTCACCAACCTCAACTGCGTTGTCACTTCGGACCCACGGAACCTGGAGCACCTGCTCAAGACCAAATTTTCCAACTTCCCCAAGGGCGAGTACTTCCGGGACACCGTCCGAGACCTCCTCGGCGACGGCATATTCAGCGCCGATGACGACACGTGGCAACGGCAGAGGAAAACGGCCAGCATCGAGTTCCACTCCGCCAAGTTCCGGCAGCTCACCACCGAGTCCTTGCTCGAACTTGTCCACGCACGTCTCTTGCCCGTTCTAGAAAACTCTCTAAACCAATCTCTACCCATTGATCTACAAGACGTTCTCCTAAGATTAACATTCGACAACGTCTGCATGATCGCGTTTGGCGTCGACCCTGGCTGTTTACGGCCCGGGCTACCGGAAATTCCATTCGCCAAGGCCTTCGAAGACGCAACGCAAGCAACGCTTCTACGCTTCGTCACGCCGACGCTTCTGTGGAAGGCGATGAGAGGCATGGATGTGGGGTTCGAGAGGACGCTGAAGCGGTCGATAAAGCGAGTGGACGAGTTCGCCGAGGAGGTGATCCGGACGAGGAGGAAAGAGCTTGCGCTGCTGCAATCCGGGGAGAAGAAGCAAAGGTCTGATCTCTTGACGATATTCATGGGGTTGAGGGATGAGAACGGGGTGGGGTTTTCGGAGAAGTTTCTGAGGGATATATGTGTGAACTTCATACTGGCCGGGAGAGACACGTCGTCGGTAGCGCTGAGCTGGTTTTTCTGGCTGCTGGATCGGAATCCGGCGGTGGAGGAGAGGATACTGGCGGAGATATGTGGGATAATTGGGGAAAGggagggcgagagagagaggtcgCCGGTGTTCAGGCCGGAGGAAGTGAAGAAGATGGAATATTTGCAGGCTGCGTTATCAGAGGCTCTCAGATTGTACCCTTCTGTGCCTGTTGACCACAAGGAG GTTGTTGAAGACGATGTTTTCCCAGATGGAACAGTGCTGAAGAAGGGCACAAAGATAATCTACGCAATCTACGCAATGGGAAGAATGGAGGGGATATGGGGGAAGGACTGCCGGGAGTACCGGCCGGAGCGGTGGCTCCGGGAGGGCCGGTTCATGAGCGAGTCGGCGTACCGATTCACCGCGTTCAACGGCGGCCCACGGCTGTGCCTGGGCAAGGACTTCGCCTACTACCAGATGAAGTTCGCCGCCGCGTCCATCCTCTACCGGTTCCACGTCAAGGTGGCGGAGAACCACCCGGTGGAGCCGAAGCTGGCGCTGACCATGTACATGAAGCACGGCCTGAAGGTGAAACTTCTTCGGCGAGATGAGGGTGAGCTTCAGAAGTATCTCAGTATCAAATGA
- the LOC127810693 gene encoding uncharacterized protein LOC127810693 isoform X1 — MEETKKKSETVRKAEKLVESAMAGNDASHDASHVFRVRDLALSLAREEGLSSSPRSMEIVELAALLHDIGDYKYIRDPSEEKIVENFLEAEGVEESKRTEILSIINRMGFKEEVGGCGDTNYSVEFGVVQDADRLDAIGAIGIARCFTFGGSRNNALHDPSIKPRSDLSKDQYMKKEKQTSVNHFHEKLLKLKDLMKTKAGQRRAEKRHKFMEDFLKELYEEWDGRA, encoded by the exons atggaggagacgaagaagaagagcgAGACAGTGAGGAAGGCAGAGAAGCTGGTGGAATCGGCGATGGCAGGGAACGATGCTTCTCACGACGCCTCCCACGTCTTTAGAGTGCGAGACCTCGCTCTCTCCCTTGCTCGCGAAGAAGGCCTCTCTTCGTCTCCCCGTTCCATGGAAATT GTAGAACTTGCTGCACTTCTCCATGATATAG GGGACTACAAATACATCAG AGATCCATCAGAAGAGAAAATTGTTGAGAATTTTCTGGAGGCCGAGGGTGTAGAAGAGAGCAAGAGGACAGAGATATTGAGTATCATAAACAGGATGG GTTTCAAAGAGGAAGTTGGGGGTTGTGGAGACACTAATTATTCTGTAGAATTTGGGGTTGTGCAAGATGCTGATCGTCTTGATGCAATTGGTGCTATTG GAATTGCTCGTTGTTTCACTTTTGGCGGCAGTAGAAACAATGCACTCCATGACCCAAGCATTAAGCCACGATCAGATTTGTCCAAGGATCAATacatgaagaaagaaaagcagACTAGCGTGAATCATTTTCATGAGAAGCTTCTGAAGCTGAAGGACTTAATGAAGACAAAG GCCGGGCAGAGGAGGGCTGAGAAAAGGCACAAGTTCATGGAGGACTTCCTCAAAGAGCTGTATGAAGAATGGGATGGCCGGGCCTGA
- the LOC127810693 gene encoding uncharacterized protein LOC127810693 isoform X2: protein MEVLVSFLTCTYLQSFFYLFWQVELAALLHDIGDYKYIRDPSEEKIVENFLEAEGVEESKRTEILSIINRMGFKEEVGGCGDTNYSVEFGVVQDADRLDAIGAIGIARCFTFGGSRNNALHDPSIKPRSDLSKDQYMKKEKQTSVNHFHEKLLKLKDLMKTKAGQRRAEKRHKFMEDFLKELYEEWDGRA, encoded by the exons ATGGAagttcttgtttcttttttaacttGCACATATTTGCAAtcttttttctatctcttttgGCAGGTAGAACTTGCTGCACTTCTCCATGATATAG GGGACTACAAATACATCAG AGATCCATCAGAAGAGAAAATTGTTGAGAATTTTCTGGAGGCCGAGGGTGTAGAAGAGAGCAAGAGGACAGAGATATTGAGTATCATAAACAGGATGG GTTTCAAAGAGGAAGTTGGGGGTTGTGGAGACACTAATTATTCTGTAGAATTTGGGGTTGTGCAAGATGCTGATCGTCTTGATGCAATTGGTGCTATTG GAATTGCTCGTTGTTTCACTTTTGGCGGCAGTAGAAACAATGCACTCCATGACCCAAGCATTAAGCCACGATCAGATTTGTCCAAGGATCAATacatgaagaaagaaaagcagACTAGCGTGAATCATTTTCATGAGAAGCTTCTGAAGCTGAAGGACTTAATGAAGACAAAG GCCGGGCAGAGGAGGGCTGAGAAAAGGCACAAGTTCATGGAGGACTTCCTCAAAGAGCTGTATGAAGAATGGGATGGCCGGGCCTGA
- the LOC127810157 gene encoding uncharacterized protein At5g23160-like — MAQIPPKPKPRTRTTNCFLGCFGFSRKVPKKMRAKDPPPDSRGKIRWFARPRLRIKKYVDTKTVPVDSSAVPEKPRRSPKRRAPATAKIPAAVPDQALNNGRALEATSETGGEIILAVGEISNDVGSLDSNTCRKRLFIGRKSLDKKTSGGHPNSPENRPKATRSISTLSHSLSFSPPKRKKKAPEPPRESERLAGKLSPAVGMSMITVTLIIILLWGKLCAIICSSAFFYFIPRLRTNPSSDTPNKNKSNRINEDLIYEENKKKVKVVFEGFLERDHRRKLRNV, encoded by the exons ATGGCCCAAATCCCACCTAAACCAAAACCCAGGACCAGAACCACTAATTGCTTTCTGGGTTGCTTCGGATTTTCCCGGAAAGTTCCCAAGAAAATGAGGGCGAAGGACCCTCCACCCGACAGCCGGGGAAAGATCCGGTGGTTTGCTCGGCCGCGGTTGCGGATAAAGAAGTACGTCGACACCAAGACTGTCCCCGTCGATTCTTCCGCGGTGCCGGAGAAACCCCGGCGGAGCCCCAAACGCCGGGCTCCGGCCACTGCCAAGATTCCGGCGGCTGTTCCCGATCAAGCTCTGAATAACGGCAGGGCCCTCGAG GCGACGTCGGAGACAGGCGGGGAGATCATCCTCGCTGTTGGCGAAATATCGAATGACGTGGGATCACTAGACAGTAACACGTGCCGAAAACGGCTATTCATCGGCCGGAAAAGCCTCGATAAAAAGACCAGCGGCGGCCATCCCAACTCGCCGGAGAACCGGCCCAAGGCAACCCGGTCCATCAGCACGCTATCTCACTCGCTCTCCTTCTCGCCGCCAAAGCGCAAGAAGAAGGCGCCTGAACCGCCGCGGGAAAGCGAGAGACTGGCCGGAAAATTGTCGCCGGCGGTCGGAATGTCAATGATAACAGTGACCCTGATCATAATATTGCTCTGGGGCAAGCTCTGTGCCATCATCTGCTCTTCTGCCTTCTTTTACTTCATTCCCCGGTTAAGAACCAATCCAAGTTCTGATACCCCAAACAAGAACAAATCAAATCGGATAAACGAGGATCTGATTTACGAGGAGAACAAGAAGAAGGTCAAGGTGGTGTTTGAAGGCTTCTTGGAGAGAGATCACCGGCGTAAGTTGAGAAACGTATAG
- the LOC127809495 gene encoding uncharacterized protein At5g23160-like, which produces MAQIPPKPKPRTRTTNCFLGCFGFSRKVPYNMRAKDPPPDRRGKIRWFAWPRFRIKKYVDTKTVPVDSSTVPEKPRLSSKHQAPATAKIPAAVPDQALNNGGALEATSETGGEIIPGVGERSNDVGSVDSNTCRKRLFIGRKSLDKKTSGSHPNSPENRPKATRSTSTLSHALSFPPPKRKKRAPEPPRESEKRAGKLSPAVGMSMITVTLIIILLWGRLCAIICTSAFFYFIPRLRTNPNSDTPNKNKSNQIIEDLIYEEHKKKVVFEGFLERDHRSKLRNL; this is translated from the exons ATGGCCCAAATCCCACCTAAACCAAAACCCAGGACCAGAACCACTAATTGCTTTCTGGGTTGCTTCGGATTTTCCCGGAAAGTTCCCTACAATATGAGGGCGAAAGACCCTCCACCCGACCGCCGGGGAAAGATCCGGTGGTTTGCTTGGCCGCGGTTCCGGATAAAGAAGTACGTCGACACAAAGACTGTCCCCGTCGATTCTTCCACGGTGCCGGAGAAGCCCCGCCTGAGCTCCAAACACCAGGCTCCGGCCACTGCCAAGATTCCGGCGGCTGTTCCCGATCAAGCTCTGAATAACGGCGGGGCCCTCGAG GCGACGTCGGAGACAGGCGGGGAGATCATCCCCGGTGTTGGCGAAAGATCGAATGACGTGGGATCAGTAGACAGTAACACGTGCCGAAAACGGCTATTCATCGGCCGGAAAAGCCTCGATAAAAAGACCAGCGGCAGCCATCCCAACTCGCCGGAGAACCGGCCCAAGGCAACCCGGTCCACCAGCACGCTATCTCACGCGCTCTCCTTCCCGCCCCCAAAGCGCAAGAAGAGGGCGCCTGAACCGCCGCGGGAGAGCGAGAAACGGGCCGGAAAATTGTCGCCGGCGGTCGGAATGTCAATGATAACAGTGACCCTGATCATAATATTGCTCTGGGGCAGGCTCTGTGCCATCATCTGCACTTCTGCCTTCTTTTACTTCATTCCCCGGTTAAGAACCAATCCAAATTCTGATACCCCAAACAAGAACAAATCAAATCAGATAATCGAGGATCTGATTTACGAGGAGCACAAGAAGAAGGTGGTGTTTGAAGGCTTCTTGGAGAGAGATCACCGGAGTAAGTTGAGAAACCTATAG